The following are encoded together in the Salvia hispanica cultivar TCC Black 2014 chromosome 6, UniMelb_Shisp_WGS_1.0, whole genome shotgun sequence genome:
- the LOC125195192 gene encoding secreted RxLR effector protein 161-like, with amino-acid sequence MKRIPYASAIGSIMYAMISTRPDVAYALSMTGRFQQNPGEEHWKTVKTILKYLRRTKEYFLVYGGQPELSVTGYTDASFQTDHDDYKSQSGYVFILNGGAVSWNSSKQGTTADSTTEAEYIAASEAAKEAVALLEFVKELGVVPSASSAIPLYCDNTGAVAQAKEPRATNRNKHVPRRYHLIREIIERGDIKLERVPTDDNLADPFTKPLCIAKHNKHFESLGVKHVGRWL; translated from the coding sequence ATGAAGAGGATCCCATATGCTTCGGCTATAGGATCTATTATGTATGCCATGATATCTACTAGGCCAGATGTGGCCTATGCGCTTAGCATGACAGGCAGATTTCAGCAAAATCCCGGTGAGGAACATTGGAAAACTGTTAAGACTATTCTTAAGTACCTTAGAAGGACTAAAGAATATTTCTTAGTCTATGGTGGACAACCAGAGTTATCAGTTACTGGGTATACTGATGCTAGTTTCCAAACAGACCATGACGACTATAAGTCTCAGTCTGGATATGTTTTTATCCTCAATGGTGGAGCAGTGAGTTGGAATAGTTCCAAACAAGGTACAACTGCCGATTCCACCACCGAAGCCGAGTATATTGCTGCATCTGAAGCTGCCAAAGAAGCTGTTGCTTTGTTAGAGTTCGTTAAGGAACTGGGTGTCGTTCCGAGTGCCAGTAGTGCAATACCTTTGTACTGTGACAACACTGGTGCTGTTGCGCAAGCAAAAGAACCCAGAGCTACGAACAGGAACAAGCATGTTCCTAGAAGATATCATCTGATCAgagaaataattgaaagaggcgacataaaattagaaagagtACCCACTGATGATAATTTAGCTGATCCTTTCACTAAACCGTTATGTATAGCAAAACACAACAAGCACTTTGAGAGCTTAGGTGTTAAGCATGTTGGTAGATGGCTTTGA